In Tamandua tetradactyla isolate mTamTet1 chromosome 7, mTamTet1.pri, whole genome shotgun sequence, the following are encoded in one genomic region:
- the CD4 gene encoding T-cell surface glycoprotein CD4 isoform X2: MLKNRIDLKKGARDQGSFPLIIKHLEITDSGTYICEVEKKEEVQLLVFGLTANPGVRLLRGESLTLTLETPSESNPSMQWDGPGDKSKRKIDEAKKSLLVSQVGLPESGTWTCTVSQNQETLKLERKILVLAFQEVSKTVYKKEGEQVKFTFPLTFQDENLSGELRWQAEGSSSSQAWVTFSLKDKKVSVKSVIQDPKLQMEETYPLRFTLPQALPHLAGSGNLILNLNNGKQLRQEVNLVVMRVTQLQNNLICEVLGPTSPMLTLSLQLENSTAKVSKQKQEQVQNPGAGTWLCLLSDKNQILLESKIEVLPKVSSGTKQLLLIIGLSCAGLLFVVFFIICICCWYHRRKAKQISQIKRLLSEKKTCQCPRSRR; encoded by the exons ATGCTGAAAAATcgcattgatttaaaaaaaggcGCAAGAGACCAAGGATCCTTTCCTCTGATCATCAAGCATCTTGAGATTACAGACTCAGGGACTTACATCTGTGAAgtagagaagaaggaagaggttCAGTTGCTGGTGTTCGGAT TGACCGCCAACCCGGGCGTCCGCCTGCTGCGGGGGGAGAGCCTGACCCTGACCTTGGAGACACCCTCCGAGAGCAACCCCTCTATGCAATGGGACGGTCCAGGGGATAAAAGCAAGAGGAAAATAGACGAGGCCAAGAAGAGCCTCTTGGTGTCCCAGGTGGGGCTCCCAGAAAGCGGCACCTGGACCTGCACCGTCTCCCAGAACCAGGAGACACTGAAGCTTGAGAGGAAAATCCTGGTGCTGG CCTTCCAGGAGGTCTCTAAGACAGTCTATAAGAAAGAGGGGGAGCAGGTGAAGTTCACCTTCCCACTTACCTTTCAAGATGAAAACCTGAGCGGGGAGCTGAGGTGGCAGGCAGAGGGGTCATCTTCTTCCCAAGCCTGGGTCACCTTCTCCTTGAAAGACAAGAAGGTGTCAGTGAAATCGGTTATCCAAGACCCCAAGCTCCAGATGGAAGAGACATATCCACTCCGCTTCACCCTGCCCCAGGCCTTGCCTCACCTAGCTGGTTCTGGAAACCTGATCCTGAATCTCAACAACGGAAAGCAGCTGCGTCAGGAAGTGAACCTTGTGGTGATGAGAG TGACTCAGCTCCAGAACAACTTGATCTGTGAGGTGCTGGGACCCACCTCCCCCATGCTGACACTGAGCTTGCAGCTGGAGAACAGTACAGCCAAGGTCTCTAAGCAGAAGCAGGAGCAGGTGCAAAACCCTGGGGCAGGGACGTGGCTGTGTCTACTGAGTGACAAAAACCAGATTCTGCTGGAATCCAAGATCGAGG tgtTGCCCAAGGTGTCCTCTGGGACCAAGCAGCTGCTCCTGATTATCGGGCTAAGTTGTGCAGGCCTGCTTTTCGTTGTCTTCTTCATCATCTGTATCTGCTGCTGGTACCACAGG CGCAAGGCAAAGCAGATTTCTCAGATCAAGAGACTCCTCAGTGAGAAGAAGACCTGCCAGTGTCCCCG TTCCAGAAGATGA